In Lolium rigidum isolate FL_2022 chromosome 7, APGP_CSIRO_Lrig_0.1, whole genome shotgun sequence, the DNA window AACAGTTCGATTGCATCTAAAGAATTCTTTGACTTCCTTTAACACTTATTTTAAGGCACTTCCTTACATAAGATTGGACGATGACAGTGAGAGTCCATTACATATCTGTATGGGGCACTCTTTGCTACGTTCGAAGCTCAAGCGGTATGTGTTTATGTTGTACATTTGTATTTATATTGATATGCTGAACTCATACGCACACAAGTTCACAATATATGATGTACGCAGGCTCTTTTAAACTATTAGGCACACCACTATAAGTCCAACTCGTCTTATCCTGTTTGTATATACACTCAATTACTATCTTAATTGATGCGGCCAGAAAATGAAAATCCGGTTGATGAGAGCAGAGTAGAAAGCTATTATCAAAGAAAAGGCTGGAAGTCCAATATCCTTATCATAGGATTACGAAGGAGATACATGGAAGTTAATCTATTTTGTGCCTTTTTATTGGTTACTTTTGTTACAGTTACAACTAACGGACTAATAGATGCAGTTAAGTAGGTCTCAGGTGGAGGTTAGAGTAAGCAGTCATGAGAGAAAAGAAAGGACATTGGAGCATCTATTAAATTGGATGCAGAAGCTCAAGCTCACATCGCCGCAACTTAGTTTCTTCAGGGAGCGCCGCAACTTAGTCCGCGGGGCTAGCAGCAAAACAAGGCCCCGCTGACAGAGAGCTGGTGCGGATTGGGACGAACGAGTTCGAGCGGCAGCACTGGATCGGCGTGGGCGAAcggacggcggcgcgccggcgcgaTCCGACGGCTAGGGTTCCCGACGCGGCGAGGAGCGGAAGCGGGAGAAGATGGTTGCGGTGGCTGCCGGGTGTGCTCTGGTGCCGCCGTCTTAGGCGTTGTTTGCCGGCGGCACGATTGGGATGGTTTCGGTGAACGGATTGGATTGATGAGGTGTACACTTCttttttacctttttttttgCGTTTCCCGTTGTTGCGTCGAACGGGCTTTGAATTTCTCTTTCGCGATCGAGTCGTGGAAGAATCCGCCCTCGGCACACGACGAATGGGCACTGCTACGCCCCTCTGTTTGCAAAGTTTCTTGCACCTAAGTCTGGCTTAATGCTCTCGCCATACACTACACGGAGAATCAGCTTATCAATCAATTCTTTGACTGGTCTCCCTGAGTTGTTGTTATTAAAGTGAAACTGTCATCAGTGATATGTTCCTTCTCTAAATGTTTAAAACTGAAGCATGAAAAGTTCAAGGTTGTACAAGATGAACACGTGAATGTACTTTCTACCCTCTTACTGTGTTGGATCTACTAACTGCGCAGGAAGCTGCAATAAGATTGTCACATGAAATGATTCACTTAGCATGCAGGCTGAAAGAAAGGTAGTATGTCAATGAACCAGTCCATGCAAGATGTGGAGGTAAGATTTTCTATTGCTTTGGTATTGTTTCTTCTGTGGATGCAGTTCCCTTCCTGCTAGATCTTTACTGAGAATCACTGCTGATGCAGATCCTTGATTCTACTGAGAGAGCCGTGGAGCATAGCTTGGCGAGCACCGGGTGCGCAACAGCGCAAGCCTCAGAGTTACTCGCTGGCCTCCAAAACCAGTTGCTTCCAGTGGTTGCTCATCTTTATGAGGACGTGCATGTTTGTCATGCTGGTTCTGCTCATACGGGTCGCCTGATGTTGTCGTGGACAAGCAGATAACTTTATTATGGTGATTACAAGTTCATATATGGAATCAAACGTGGAGTGAGAGGACGCAAAATGATTTTCATCTATCATATTGTTCATTTGTACTGTTCTATCTCATATGCAAGATTTTAGAGAACTTTAGATAAGCAAATTTCTGGAGAATATTTTTTGGCAATATTCATGAGTTTTTGTTGCTATTTGCTTTTTGAACAGTCACAATTGTAATATGCGCCATTCAGAATGATTTCAAGTTCATCTTTTCCAGGCTACTATAAAGGATCGATGCGGACTCCCTAGGCCACAACTCATTTGTGGTTTTCCTAATTGTCTGGTTGTTTACCTGTTGTACTTTATTTTGTAGTAAGATATACTGCAGTTGTGGTTTTCCTAATTGTCTGGTTGTTTACCTGTTGTACTTTATTTTGTAGTAAGATATACTGCAGTACTATGTTCTCTGATCCAGAAATTAACCCGGATGAGGTATAATTTATCTCTAAAAATTAGTTCAGCATAAGATTGGAGTGTTATGCCTCCGAGAAATATCCAAACTCTGACTCTTAGTTATCCTATTGTTTTATTTTTTACCTTACCTTGTGACTTTTTACCCATTCAAATCATATATTTTTTACTACTGGATTAGTTTTATTTCTTTCTCAACACAAGCAGAGATCAAAAGTTTGTAGAAGGTGACACCGGGAGAATGACTAGACAGGTGGACGACACGATCTGTGTGGTAGAGGCGAGGCAGCTGATCAAGGGAACTCGATATATTAGACAAATACACCCTCTGGTTAGAGGAAAGGAACCATAAGAGCATACGATGGATGAAGgcaacaaacatgcatagcatacATAATTAGAAAAATATAGTTGCTTCATTCGCCAACATATATAGGAACATTTTAAACAAATGTTACTTAATTTTTTTCCTtacaacccgtagcaacgcacgggcatttaactAGTGAAAGAAAAAACGTGCTGAAAGCCTTTGGAGGGAGAGGGCTGGATATGCTCTTACAATCCGTCGCGCCGGCGAGCTAGAATTGCGAGCTAGAATTGGAACGTTCAGGCGTCTTTTGAAAACTATTTCAACACCTCTGTAGCTAGTCTCTCATATTCATGGGCCTCATGGCGTATAAAGTACGTAGAAATAATTGAGCAACGCGTCGCATGCGTGTTCACTAGAGCATACTATACAAACCGCAAAACAGTGCCGCCTGCACGCACCGTGGGTATATATAGAGGCGTCGTCCGTCACTCAACACCCACGAAGTCTGTGTTCATGCATGCGCATCTCCCAACACGTCCACGCATACACTGCACACGGCAAGTGCAAAAACCCCATGGCCGGAGCTCACAATAAGCTCGGCGAGCTGTTGCACCACACGAGCCGGCGCACGGCGGCGGTGCTCGACAAGGCAATATCCATCCTTTGCTCGCTCACCAAGTCCTACGCGCACCACCACGTCAGGGAGCGCGTGGCGCGTTGGCGCCGTGCGCTCGGCGGCGGCCCGTTCTGGCCGCGGCTTGGCTCGCTGCTCGTCCACGTCGCCTACTTCCTCGCCGTCTCCTGGCTCGGGTACCTCCTCCTCGCGCAGCTCAGGTTCCGCGGCGGAAGGCCCCGCGGCATCGACCTATTCTTCACCGCCGTCTCCGCCGCGACGGTGTCGAGCATGTCCACCGTCGAGATGGAGGTGTTCTCCAACGGCCAGCTCCTCGTCTTGACTGCCCTCATGCTCGTCGGGGGCGAGGTGTTCTTATCGCTCCTTGGCCTCGCGTCCAAGTGGTCCAAGCTGAGGAGGAGACAAGCTGCAAACAAATCCCGGCGCGTCGAGAGCCATGACGACAAGGGAACCGAGTTCGAGACGCGGGTACctgtcgccgccgcggccgccgccgaggACATCGACAACCCGACGTCGACCATCACCGACGAGACGAGCATCGGCATCCCGATGGACGCGAAGAGGCTGCGGCGCGACGCGGTGCGCTCGCTCTTCTTCGTCGTCCTCGCCATCCTCCTGGCGGTGCACGTCCTCGGCGCCGTCGCCGTTGCAGCTTACATATACAGGTCGCCGGGTGCAAGGCGGACGCTGCGTGGTAAGGCCCTGAACGTGTGGACCTTCGCGGTGTTCACGACGGTGTCCACCTTCTCGAGCTGCGGGTACATGCCGAACAACGAGAACATGGTCGTGTTCAAGCGGGACACCGGGCTGCAGCTGCTGCTCATGCCGCAGGCGCTCGTGGGGAACACCCTGTTCCCGGCGCTGCTTTCCGCCTGCGTGCGCGCCGCGGCCGCGGCGACACGGCGGCCGGAGCTGGTGGAGATGACCAAGAaaggaagggagctgacggggtaCTATCACTTCCTACCGGCGCGGCGGTGCGTGATGCTGGCGGCGACGGTTGTTGGGCTCGTGGGGGTGCAGGTGGCGCTGTTGTGCGGCATGGAgtggggcggcgcgctgcaggggATGGGCCCGTGGGAGAAGGTGTCCAACGCCCTGTTCCTCGCGGTGAACTCACGGCACACCGGCGAGTCCACCATTGACATCTCCACGCTCGCGACAGCCATCCTCGTGCTCTTCGTACTGATG includes these proteins:
- the LOC124676835 gene encoding probable cation transporter HKT7; translated protein: MRISQHVHAYTAHGKCKNPMAGAHNKLGELLHHTSRRTAAVLDKAISILCSLTKSYAHHHVRERVARWRRALGGGPFWPRLGSLLVHVAYFLAVSWLGYLLLAQLRFRGGRPRGIDLFFTAVSAATVSSMSTVEMEVFSNGQLLVLTALMLVGGEVFLSLLGLASKWSKLRRRQAANKSRRVESHDDKGTEFETRVPVAAAAAAEDIDNPTSTITDETSIGIPMDAKRLRRDAVRSLFFVVLAILLAVHVLGAVAVAAYIYRSPGARRTLRGKALNVWTFAVFTTVSTFSSCGYMPNNENMVVFKRDTGLQLLLMPQALVGNTLFPALLSACVRAAAAATRRPELVEMTKKGRELTGYYHFLPARRCVMLAATVVGLVGVQVALLCGMEWGGALQGMGPWEKVSNALFLAVNSRHTGESTIDISTLATAILVLFVLMMYLPPYTTWFPFEQSSGTKGHLKEIQGIRLLKSTVLSQLSYLTIAVIAICITERAKLKEDPLNFNLLTIVVEVVSAYGNVGFSMGYSCSRQINPDDLCTDRWTGFVGRWSDSGKLILILVMLFGRLKKFSMKGGKAWKLS